The proteins below come from a single Salinivibrio kushneri genomic window:
- the dusB gene encoding tRNA dihydrouridine synthase DusB yields the protein MRIGPYTLDVPLIVAPMAGVTDRPFRELCLAHGAGMAISEMMSSNPALWRTNKSQKRMVHIDESGLRSVQIAGAEPELMADAAQFCVENGAQIIDINMGCPVKKVNKKLAGSALLTRPDLIEQILKATVNAVDVPVTLKTRTGWDPDNKNCVEIARMAEDCGIQALALHGRTRACMYKGEAEYDSIKAAKAAVSIPVIANGDIDSPEKAQYVLDYTGADAVMIGRPAQGRPWIFREIHHYLTTGEHLPAPSLEEVRTILLGHVQELHQFYGELKGLRIARKHVGWYLKEHDQIGDFRRTFNAIEDAPQQIDALQGYFDNVA from the coding sequence TTGCGTATCGGACCCTACACCCTGGATGTCCCCTTGATCGTGGCCCCAATGGCTGGCGTGACGGATAGACCATTTCGTGAGTTATGCCTTGCACATGGTGCGGGCATGGCTATCAGTGAAATGATGTCATCAAATCCAGCGTTGTGGCGGACGAACAAGTCGCAAAAGCGCATGGTTCATATTGACGAATCCGGTCTGCGTTCGGTGCAAATCGCGGGGGCTGAACCCGAGCTTATGGCTGACGCGGCGCAGTTTTGTGTGGAGAACGGGGCGCAAATAATTGACATCAACATGGGTTGTCCAGTGAAGAAGGTCAACAAAAAGTTAGCAGGCTCTGCTTTGCTAACGCGGCCTGATCTCATTGAGCAAATCCTCAAAGCCACGGTAAACGCGGTGGATGTTCCCGTAACACTCAAAACGCGCACAGGCTGGGATCCGGACAATAAGAATTGTGTTGAGATCGCCCGGATGGCGGAAGATTGTGGCATCCAAGCCCTTGCACTACATGGCCGCACGCGGGCCTGTATGTACAAAGGTGAAGCAGAGTACGACAGCATTAAGGCTGCGAAAGCAGCAGTATCCATTCCGGTGATTGCCAATGGCGACATTGACTCACCAGAAAAAGCCCAGTATGTCCTCGACTACACGGGCGCGGATGCGGTAATGATTGGTCGCCCTGCTCAGGGACGCCCGTGGATTTTTCGCGAAATCCACCACTATCTCACCACAGGTGAGCACTTGCCTGCCCCTTCACTAGAAGAGGTTAGGACAATTTTGTTGGGTCATGTTCAAGAGCTTCATCAGTTTTATGGGGAGCTCAAAGGGTTACGTATTGCCCGTAAACACGTGGGCTGGTACCTAAAAGAGCATGACCAAATTGGCGACTTTCGCCGCACCTTCAACGCAATCGAAGATGCACCACAGCAGATCGATGCGCTGCAAGGCTACTTCGACAACGTTGCATAA
- the fis gene encoding DNA-binding transcriptional regulator Fis, giving the protein MFEQNLTSETLTVTTVTSQDQITQKPLRDSVKASLKNYLAQLNGQEVNDLYELVLAEVEQPLLDTIMQYTRGNQTRAATMMGINRGTLRKKLKKYGMN; this is encoded by the coding sequence ATGTTCGAACAAAACCTGACTTCCGAAACATTGACAGTAACGACTGTAACTTCACAAGATCAAATTACGCAAAAGCCACTTCGTGACTCTGTAAAAGCGTCCTTGAAGAACTACCTCGCGCAATTGAATGGCCAGGAAGTCAACGATCTGTATGAGCTTGTCCTCGCAGAAGTTGAGCAGCCACTGCTGGATACCATCATGCAATACACCCGCGGTAACCAAACCCGCGCAGCCACCATGATGGGCATCAACCGCGGTACATTGCGTAAGAAACTGAAAAAATACGGCATGAACTGA
- a CDS encoding helix-turn-helix domain-containing protein codes for MFKSLNTPQNLKLIAWLKQQRNDQGLTMRDLAERLEVSHSFVGKVEQGERRLDVVEFIQYCKALNVSPLTGIRHITSD; via the coding sequence ATGTTTAAGTCCCTTAACACCCCACAAAACCTAAAACTGATTGCCTGGCTGAAACAGCAAAGAAATGATCAGGGTTTGACCATGCGCGATTTAGCCGAAAGGCTCGAGGTCTCACACTCTTTTGTTGGGAAAGTCGAGCAGGGTGAAAGGCGTTTAGATGTAGTCGAGTTCATTCAGTACTGTAAGGCGCTCAATGTTTCTCCCCTGACCGGAATACGGCATATCACTTCTGATTAG
- a CDS encoding YagK/YfjJ domain-containing protein has product MPYVSKQKWFEYRERIWSVNPSKNGLRTGILKAILGELDEMLCRHRKVFVWRFDLHLPYPTDNNKLITDFNRRLRKRAERHYQSEFGFAWAREQEKAKSQHYHFVLILNGSKVNHYHQLAEWVREIWEYHGSVFIGDAGGLHSGSAYHNLERDDHEAIDAASYHISYLAKPRGKGYRPKQTKDFGSSRLRNSKHSKHRRC; this is encoded by the coding sequence ATGCCTTATGTATCTAAACAAAAATGGTTTGAGTATCGAGAAAGAATTTGGTCGGTCAATCCATCAAAAAACGGATTAAGAACGGGCATACTTAAAGCAATACTCGGTGAGCTGGATGAAATGCTTTGCCGTCACAGAAAGGTGTTTGTATGGCGCTTTGATCTTCACTTGCCATACCCCACTGACAACAACAAGTTGATCACCGACTTCAACCGCAGACTTAGAAAGCGAGCTGAGCGACACTACCAAAGTGAATTTGGCTTTGCGTGGGCGCGAGAGCAGGAAAAAGCCAAGAGCCAGCATTATCACTTTGTGTTGATTCTCAATGGCAGCAAGGTCAATCACTACCACCAGCTAGCAGAATGGGTTAGAGAGATTTGGGAGTACCACGGTTCTGTATTTATTGGTGATGCTGGTGGACTTCATAGCGGTTCGGCTTATCACAATCTTGAACGTGATGATCATGAGGCAATTGACGCAGCAAGCTACCACATCAGCTATCTAGCCAAGCCTAGGGGTAAGGGCTACCGTCCTAAGCAAACCAAAGACTTTGGTTCTTCAAGGCTACGAAACTCAAAGCACTCAAAGCACCGCAGGTGCTAA
- a CDS encoding helix-turn-helix transcriptional regulator, translated as MFSSSQRFLTTKQVCESLGVGRTWLYNAEKEGRYPKGQRLTPRCVRYRADLHEQFVRGEWQPEAA; from the coding sequence ATGTTCAGTTCCAGTCAACGCTTCCTTACCACCAAGCAAGTTTGTGAGTCACTAGGCGTAGGCCGTACATGGCTCTATAACGCAGAGAAGGAAGGCCGCTATCCGAAAGGCCAACGTCTAACTCCTCGTTGTGTTCGCTATCGAGCTGATCTCCATGAGCAATTTGTTCGTGGTGAGTGGCAGCCAGAAGCAGCATAA
- a CDS encoding tyrosine-type recombinase/integrase, with product MTKRTSLTDTKLKKLLRADLSKPESHSVGMGLSVRVTPSQRQSRSVRPNNNLLWLYRYRLGGRTTSPKALTLGKYPEISLSQATALRDECRKWLVAGKDPKNELAIQKQDTLKSLTVKQGLELWLSDFNARKRVNAEKHFAQFRKYVLPTLADLPLEQITKPMWIRCLHRSDDKWAVARGYTLNNLKQALRFLKKQGHKLDADVFNIDFDDIGASKQKKSSRAAVEVPDGEGNIEWDELRDLVEFSFNGKMVPYYQNLLQILLVMGARTQEVRLSKSSEWDLKRRVWACPAEHNKVKEKAQQAGGSGDIVRPIPQFIYPLIESLVTNNPDGYLLGELKQAPAVSAWGGKLSQRIGWISDDEANQYKRAKKPLKEHPKFFRFHHLRHTFSTALNELQTDNYAIEMMLGHALPRIEGNYNNSSAMKRKANLLRIWCSHIEKLLERGEQASNVVSFGGSK from the coding sequence ATGACAAAGAGAACTTCACTCACAGATACAAAACTAAAAAAGCTCCTGAGAGCCGATTTAAGCAAACCAGAGTCTCACAGCGTTGGAATGGGTTTAAGTGTTCGAGTAACGCCCTCACAGCGGCAATCAAGGAGCGTTAGACCTAATAATAACTTGCTTTGGCTCTATCGCTATCGCTTAGGAGGCAGAACCACCAGCCCCAAAGCGTTAACGCTCGGCAAGTATCCAGAGATTAGTCTGTCTCAAGCTACCGCGCTAAGGGATGAGTGTCGCAAATGGTTGGTAGCAGGCAAAGATCCTAAGAACGAGCTGGCGATTCAAAAGCAAGACACTCTAAAATCTTTAACCGTTAAGCAAGGGCTTGAGCTTTGGCTAAGTGACTTCAACGCCAGAAAGCGCGTTAACGCAGAGAAGCATTTTGCTCAGTTCCGCAAATACGTTCTTCCAACTCTCGCAGATCTTCCTTTAGAGCAAATCACTAAACCGATGTGGATTCGTTGCTTACATCGCTCTGATGATAAGTGGGCGGTGGCTCGCGGTTACACACTTAATAACCTTAAGCAGGCTTTGCGTTTCCTAAAGAAACAGGGACACAAACTTGATGCCGATGTTTTTAACATAGACTTTGACGACATAGGCGCATCCAAGCAGAAAAAATCCAGTCGGGCAGCGGTTGAGGTTCCTGATGGTGAGGGAAACATTGAGTGGGATGAGTTGCGTGATTTGGTGGAGTTCAGCTTTAACGGCAAGATGGTTCCGTACTATCAAAACTTGTTACAGATCTTGTTAGTTATGGGAGCAAGAACCCAAGAAGTAAGGCTTTCCAAGTCTAGCGAGTGGGATTTAAAGCGTAGGGTTTGGGCTTGCCCAGCAGAACACAACAAGGTCAAAGAGAAAGCACAGCAAGCTGGTGGATCTGGGGATATTGTTCGCCCAATCCCACAGTTTATCTATCCGCTTATAGAAAGCCTAGTTACCAATAACCCAGACGGTTATCTGCTTGGTGAGCTAAAGCAAGCGCCAGCGGTTAGCGCATGGGGTGGGAAGCTGTCACAGCGTATTGGTTGGATTAGTGATGATGAGGCTAATCAGTATAAGCGGGCAAAAAAGCCACTCAAAGAACACCCTAAATTCTTTCGATTCCACCACCTGAGGCACACTTTCAGCACCGCGCTCAATGAGCTTCAAACAGACAACTACGCCATTGAAATGATGCTCGGTCATGCGTTACCAAGGATTGAGGGGAACTATAACAACTCTAGCGCAATGAAGCGTAAAGCTAACTTACTCAGAATTTGGTGTTCACACATTGAGAAGCTATTAGAGCGCGGTGAGCAGGCTAGCAACGTGGTGAGCTTTGGAGGGAGTAAGTAA
- the zntR gene encoding Zn(2+)-responsive transcriptional regulator: MLQIGELAKHCGVSTDTLRFYEKSGLLAPSARTEGGYRLYADEAISQVMFILRGKEMGLSLDEIHELSDIREEATLHTCAEVKGITQRRLNEVSEKIAALERVKHALTRLNAACCGMDDDDATHCSILETLADSEDANS, translated from the coding sequence TTGCTGCAAATCGGTGAGCTTGCCAAGCACTGTGGTGTCTCCACCGATACGCTGCGTTTTTATGAAAAATCAGGCTTGCTAGCACCGAGTGCCCGCACAGAGGGTGGATACCGGCTCTATGCCGATGAGGCCATTAGCCAAGTGATGTTCATTTTACGCGGTAAAGAGATGGGGTTATCGCTTGATGAAATTCACGAATTGTCAGACATTCGCGAAGAAGCGACCTTGCACACCTGTGCAGAAGTGAAAGGGATCACCCAGCGGCGCCTGAATGAGGTCTCAGAGAAGATAGCCGCGCTTGAGCGGGTCAAGCATGCACTGACGCGTTTAAATGCTGCCTGCTGTGGTATGGACGACGATGACGCGACCCATTGCTCGATATTAGAAACCCTGGCGGACAGTGAGGATGCTAACTCATGA
- the purH gene encoding bifunctional phosphoribosylaminoimidazolecarboxamide formyltransferase/IMP cyclohydrolase, with protein MENLRPIRRALLSVSDKTGVVEFAQALAQRGVELLSTGGTARLLAENGLAVTEVSDHTGFPEMMDGRVKTLHPKIHGGILGRRGQDDAVMEHHQIAPIDMVVVNLYPFAQTVANPDCTREQAIENIDIGGPTMVRSAAKNHADVTIVVNNQDYDRVLTEMDQHQHSLTHATRFDLAIAAFEHTAAYDAMIANYFGTQVPAYHQAEESQDSPFPRTLTQHWVKKQDMRYGENSHQAGAFYTEAQPQEASVATATQLQGKALSYNNIADTDAALECVKEFEQPACVIVKHANPCGVAIGEDLLSAYQRAYQTDPTSAFGGIIAFNRELDGDTARAIVERQFVEVIIAPRVSDAAKAAVAAKKNVRLLECGQWQARTTGWDSKRVNGGLLVQARDQGMVGLDDLRIVSERQPTDKELNDALFCWKVAKYVKSNAIVYAKDSMTIGVGAGQMSRVYSAKIAGIKAADEQLEVAGSVMASDAFFPFRDGIDAAADAGITCVIQPGGSMRDEEVIAAANEHGMAMVFTGMRHFRH; from the coding sequence ATGGAAAATCTGCGTCCTATTCGTCGCGCGTTACTCAGCGTGTCTGATAAAACCGGTGTGGTCGAGTTTGCCCAAGCGCTCGCCCAACGCGGTGTCGAACTGCTATCGACCGGCGGCACGGCCCGTTTACTCGCAGAAAACGGCCTTGCGGTCACCGAAGTTTCCGATCATACCGGTTTCCCCGAAATGATGGATGGTCGAGTGAAAACCCTCCACCCGAAAATTCACGGCGGCATTTTGGGCCGACGCGGTCAAGACGATGCAGTGATGGAACACCACCAGATCGCACCGATTGATATGGTGGTGGTGAATCTCTACCCGTTCGCACAAACCGTTGCCAACCCTGATTGCACACGTGAGCAAGCCATCGAGAATATCGATATCGGCGGCCCAACCATGGTACGTTCAGCGGCGAAAAACCATGCCGACGTCACCATTGTGGTGAACAACCAAGACTATGATCGTGTGCTCACCGAGATGGATCAGCACCAGCACTCTTTGACACATGCCACACGCTTTGATTTAGCCATTGCTGCGTTTGAGCACACCGCGGCCTACGATGCCATGATTGCGAATTACTTTGGTACCCAAGTGCCAGCCTACCATCAAGCAGAAGAGAGCCAGGACTCGCCATTCCCGCGCACTCTGACCCAACACTGGGTTAAAAAGCAAGACATGCGCTACGGCGAGAACAGCCATCAGGCAGGTGCGTTTTATACCGAAGCCCAACCGCAAGAGGCCTCGGTGGCAACGGCCACCCAACTACAGGGCAAGGCACTGTCTTATAACAATATCGCTGACACCGATGCGGCATTAGAGTGCGTGAAAGAGTTCGAACAGCCCGCCTGTGTGATTGTAAAGCACGCCAATCCCTGTGGCGTCGCCATTGGCGAAGACTTACTCAGCGCCTATCAGCGTGCTTATCAGACCGATCCGACCTCAGCGTTTGGTGGCATTATTGCCTTTAACCGAGAATTAGACGGCGACACGGCACGCGCCATTGTTGAGCGCCAATTTGTTGAAGTGATCATCGCGCCGCGCGTCAGTGACGCCGCCAAAGCAGCGGTTGCGGCAAAGAAAAACGTGCGCCTTCTCGAGTGTGGCCAATGGCAAGCGCGCACCACAGGTTGGGATAGCAAGCGCGTCAATGGCGGTTTGTTAGTCCAAGCACGCGACCAAGGCATGGTCGGTTTAGACGATTTGCGTATTGTCTCTGAGCGCCAGCCCACAGACAAAGAGCTGAACGATGCGCTATTTTGCTGGAAAGTGGCAAAATACGTGAAATCAAACGCGATTGTGTATGCCAAAGACAGCATGACCATCGGCGTGGGCGCCGGCCAAATGAGTCGCGTCTACTCGGCGAAGATAGCCGGCATTAAAGCGGCCGATGAGCAGCTCGAAGTGGCCGGTAGCGTGATGGCTTCTGATGCCTTCTTCCCTTTCCGTGACGGCATTGATGCCGCAGCCGACGCTGGGATCACCTGCGTGATCCAACCAGGTGGTTCGATGCGTGATGAAGAAGTAATTGCCGCTGCCAATGAGCATGGCATGGCGATGGTCTTTACCGGTATGCGCCATTTCCGCCACTAA
- the purD gene encoding phosphoribosylamine--glycine ligase: MKVLVIGGGGREHALAWKAAQSPKVDTVYCAPGNAGTAHENKLSNIAIAADDVEGLLAFAREQQIGLTIVGPEAPLVLGVVDAFREHGLAIFGPTQAAAQLEGSKAFSKDFLARHGIPTADYQTFSTVEPALAYIAEKGAPIVVKADGLAAGKGVIVAMTEQEATDAVRDMLSGNAFGEAGHRVVIEEFLQGEEASFIVMVDGEHVLPMATSQDHKRVGEGDTGLNTGGMGAYSPAPVVTDAIHQRVMDEVIMPTVEGMHQDGAPYTGFLYAGLMITADGTPKVIEFNCRFGDPETQPIMMRLQSDLVELCLAGSEGRLDKVESKWDPRAAVGVVLAAGGYPGEYRKGDRITGLPTDSDLAKVFHAGTALKDGDIVTAGGRVLCATALGENVTTAKQGADALAALIHWPGCFYRNDIAHRAVSREQMA; this comes from the coding sequence ATGAAGGTTTTAGTGATTGGTGGCGGTGGCCGCGAACATGCCTTGGCATGGAAAGCAGCTCAGTCACCGAAAGTCGATACCGTTTACTGCGCACCGGGAAACGCCGGCACCGCGCATGAAAACAAGTTGAGTAACATTGCGATCGCAGCTGATGACGTTGAAGGGTTACTGGCCTTTGCCCGTGAGCAACAGATTGGCTTAACCATCGTAGGCCCTGAAGCCCCCTTGGTGTTAGGCGTGGTCGATGCCTTCCGCGAGCACGGCTTGGCCATCTTTGGTCCTACTCAAGCGGCCGCACAACTTGAGGGCTCTAAAGCCTTCAGCAAAGACTTTTTGGCGCGTCACGGCATTCCCACCGCTGACTACCAAACCTTTTCGACGGTAGAGCCCGCATTAGCCTACATCGCCGAAAAAGGCGCGCCCATTGTGGTCAAAGCCGACGGCCTTGCCGCCGGGAAAGGGGTCATTGTGGCGATGACCGAGCAAGAAGCCACCGACGCGGTGCGCGATATGCTCTCGGGCAATGCGTTTGGTGAAGCCGGTCACCGCGTGGTCATCGAAGAGTTTCTGCAAGGCGAAGAGGCGAGCTTTATCGTTATGGTGGATGGCGAGCATGTGCTGCCAATGGCCACCAGCCAAGACCACAAACGGGTTGGAGAGGGCGATACCGGCCTCAACACCGGGGGCATGGGCGCATACTCGCCTGCCCCCGTGGTCACCGATGCGATTCACCAACGCGTGATGGATGAGGTGATTATGCCCACCGTAGAGGGAATGCATCAAGATGGCGCCCCCTACACCGGCTTTTTGTACGCAGGGCTCATGATTACCGCCGATGGCACGCCAAAAGTGATTGAGTTTAACTGTCGCTTTGGCGATCCGGAAACCCAACCAATTATGATGCGTTTGCAATCTGACTTGGTTGAGCTTTGCTTGGCAGGTAGCGAAGGACGCCTTGATAAGGTTGAGTCCAAGTGGGATCCGCGTGCAGCGGTAGGTGTCGTCCTAGCGGCGGGCGGCTATCCGGGTGAGTACCGCAAAGGGGATCGCATCACGGGCTTACCCACCGATAGCGATCTCGCCAAAGTGTTTCATGCCGGTACCGCGCTGAAAGACGGCGATATCGTGACTGCTGGCGGGCGTGTACTCTGTGCGACCGCATTAGGTGAGAATGTTACCACGGCAAAACAAGGGGCTGATGCGCTCGCTGCCTTGATTCATTGGCCAGGATGCTTCTATCGCAATGACATTGCCCACCGCGCCGTTTCACGCGAGCAAATGGCATAA
- a CDS encoding DUF1481 domain-containing protein, giving the protein MRFHLCILALVMTLTGCSSGKPPKPVTHTTAFAAGDYRAVYWLDSQQGQVIGLAEKAWQGDYGQYRSEYAWRAGSLRALKREGKKLVDNHLVPFSMHVRFDANGEPVFQRYHQGDALLPLDSATLSRLYQEANHIERQAQAQLANNVSVLQAQRQGEHWVDCDSDRQRWAFSDAISASLVQRINRSGTFVIAGGSPSIGRDQIDFLVHVEGEKRCLQRPRLLDE; this is encoded by the coding sequence ATGCGCTTTCATCTCTGTATACTTGCCTTAGTGATGACACTAACAGGCTGTTCGAGCGGTAAGCCGCCAAAGCCCGTCACTCATACCACCGCATTCGCAGCGGGAGATTATCGCGCCGTTTATTGGCTAGATAGCCAACAAGGACAGGTCATCGGCTTAGCGGAGAAAGCGTGGCAAGGTGACTATGGTCAGTATCGTAGTGAATACGCGTGGCGAGCAGGCAGCCTACGTGCGTTAAAGCGTGAAGGAAAAAAGCTGGTCGACAACCACTTGGTGCCCTTTTCGATGCACGTGCGGTTTGACGCCAATGGTGAGCCGGTTTTCCAGCGCTATCATCAAGGAGATGCGCTGTTGCCTTTAGACAGTGCAACCCTTTCCCGCCTATATCAAGAAGCGAATCACATTGAGCGCCAAGCGCAGGCGCAATTAGCCAACAATGTCTCGGTGCTGCAAGCGCAGCGACAAGGTGAACATTGGGTTGATTGCGATAGCGATCGTCAGCGCTGGGCGTTCTCAGACGCTATCTCGGCGAGTTTGGTGCAACGTATTAACCGGTCTGGCACGTTTGTGATTGCGGGAGGCAGCCCAAGTATCGGTCGCGACCAGATAGACTTTTTGGTGCATGTCGAGGGGGAAAAGCGTTGCTTACAGCGCCCTCGCTTACTGGATGAATAA
- the hupA gene encoding nucleoid-associated protein HU-alpha, with translation MNKTQLIDLIAEKADLSKAQAKTALEATLGGIEGALKEGEQVQLIGFGTFKLNHRAARTGRNPQTGQEIQIAAANVPAFVAGKALKDAVK, from the coding sequence ATGAACAAGACCCAACTGATCGACCTGATCGCAGAAAAAGCGGACCTTTCAAAAGCACAAGCGAAAACAGCCTTGGAAGCGACTTTGGGCGGTATTGAAGGCGCCTTGAAAGAAGGTGAGCAGGTACAACTGATTGGCTTCGGTACGTTTAAGCTTAACCACCGTGCAGCGCGCACTGGTCGTAACCCACAAACGGGTCAAGAAATTCAAATTGCTGCTGCAAACGTCCCTGCGTTTGTCGCAGGTAAAGCGTTAAAAGACGCTGTTAAGTAA
- a CDS encoding CNNM domain-containing protein, which yields MLILVLFISLSIGVSFICSVLEAVLLSITPSYIANLRHQEHPAAERLNALKKDIDRPLASILTLNTIAHTVGAAGAGAQAAHVFGDAWVGVFSAVLTLAILLLSEIIPKTIGANFWPQLAPGAALVLKWMVWALTPFVWLSEQITKRLSADTTHVKLRDEISAMAMLASESGEMGEDETQMLHNMLKLRDLPATQLMTPRPVLFRIPAEMDVNTFLDEHGDCPFSRPLVYGEHRDDILGFVHKSNIYEAKTQGAGQTRIGNLMRPLAVILPGNSVLQAFDILMIRRAQLAMIVDEYGTVQGIITLEDVFEYLTGREIIDEADTVTDMQQLAYQRWDAWKKQHNMIESQDDDEPPVQRHTDES from the coding sequence ATGCTCATTCTGGTTCTTTTTATCTCGCTTTCGATTGGCGTGTCCTTCATTTGCTCCGTACTTGAGGCGGTATTGCTCAGTATCACACCGAGCTACATTGCGAACCTCCGCCACCAAGAGCACCCTGCCGCCGAGCGCCTCAATGCGCTCAAAAAGGATATAGATCGCCCTCTGGCCTCGATTCTGACCCTCAACACCATTGCACATACGGTGGGGGCAGCAGGCGCGGGGGCACAAGCAGCTCACGTGTTTGGTGATGCGTGGGTCGGGGTATTCTCTGCCGTATTGACGCTTGCGATTCTGCTTCTCTCAGAAATCATCCCCAAAACGATTGGGGCGAACTTCTGGCCGCAATTGGCACCTGGCGCGGCGCTGGTACTCAAGTGGATGGTGTGGGCGCTGACGCCATTCGTTTGGCTGTCTGAGCAGATCACCAAGCGGCTTAGTGCGGACACCACCCATGTTAAACTGAGGGACGAAATTTCAGCGATGGCAATGCTGGCATCAGAAAGTGGAGAAATGGGGGAAGACGAAACGCAAATGCTTCATAACATGCTGAAGCTGAGGGACCTTCCCGCCACACAACTGATGACACCGCGTCCGGTCCTGTTTCGTATTCCTGCCGAGATGGATGTGAATACCTTCCTCGACGAGCACGGCGACTGCCCTTTCTCTCGTCCGCTGGTTTACGGTGAACATCGTGACGATATTCTAGGCTTTGTCCACAAGTCCAATATCTATGAGGCCAAAACCCAAGGCGCTGGCCAAACACGGATAGGCAATCTCATGCGGCCACTTGCTGTTATTTTACCTGGCAATAGTGTCTTACAAGCGTTTGATATCTTAATGATCCGCCGCGCTCAGTTAGCGATGATTGTCGATGAATATGGCACGGTGCAAGGTATTATCACCTTGGAAGATGTGTTTGAATATTTAACCGGGCGAGAAATTATCGATGAGGCGGACACGGTCACCGATATGCAGCAACTTGCTTATCAGCGTTGGGACGCTTGGAAAAAGCAGCACAACATGATTGAAAGCCAAGATGACGACGAACCGCCGGTACAGCGACATACGGATGAGTCATGA
- a CDS encoding YjaG family protein codes for MLRNPLQLRLEKCENWQHISFMAALVERMVPNYALYCAQTEFADPQAFRNILDAVWESQTVKSAKIDFERQLEKLEPLIPVADDDAIYLTYPAIDACVALSQLLHALLDRDEILPITLKVSQQSIHSVAQLEEAQTGEAVTDENQKTFEAVCEEWDAQWAIFRVLKSAESRDVDMIKSIRQELREAGVSNLGLRVE; via the coding sequence ATGTTACGAAACCCTTTACAACTGCGTTTGGAAAAATGTGAGAATTGGCAGCATATTAGTTTTATGGCTGCGCTGGTGGAGCGTATGGTTCCTAACTATGCGCTCTACTGTGCCCAAACTGAATTTGCCGACCCTCAAGCGTTTCGCAATATTCTCGATGCGGTATGGGAGTCGCAGACGGTTAAAAGTGCCAAAATTGACTTTGAACGGCAATTGGAAAAGCTAGAGCCATTAATTCCGGTCGCGGATGACGATGCTATCTATCTGACCTATCCAGCGATTGATGCTTGCGTTGCCTTGTCTCAGCTCCTTCACGCTTTGTTGGATCGTGATGAAATACTCCCTATTACCCTGAAAGTCTCTCAGCAATCCATCCACAGCGTGGCGCAGCTGGAAGAGGCACAAACGGGTGAGGCTGTGACGGATGAGAATCAAAAAACGTTTGAAGCAGTATGCGAAGAGTGGGATGCCCAATGGGCCATATTCCGGGTGCTAAAAAGTGCTGAGAGCCGTGATGTAGACATGATCAAAAGTATTCGCCAAGAGCTGCGTGAGGCCGGCGTAAGTAACCTCGGATTACGTGTCGAGTAA